A single Micromonospora sp. CCTCC AA 2012012 DNA region contains:
- the hrpA gene encoding ATP-dependent RNA helicase HrpA — protein sequence MQNPAAPAAPDSVRELHRRLPALMFRDQRRLQRRLDGVRRLRDPQRREAALAEIGADVDRAEARLASRRAAVPTITYPAQLPVSERRDDIAAAIRDHQVVIVAGETGSGKTTQLPKICLELGRGITGLIGHTQPRRLAARTVADRIAEELGTELGDVVGYKVRFTDQVGDNSLVKLMTDGILLAELQTDRMLRQYDTLIIDEAHERSLNIDFILGYLKQLLPRRPDLKVVITSATIETDRFARHFPDADGRPAPVVEVSGRTYPVEVRYRPLVEVTEEDEADEENVRDQIQAIGDAVEELAAEGPGDILVFLSGEREIRDTADALGKLVESRRSLLGTEILPLYARLSAAEQHRVFAPHAGRRVVLATNVAETSLTVPGIKYVVDPGTARISRYSSRLKVQRLPIEPVSQASANQRKGRCGRTSDGICIRLYDEQDFASRPEFTDPEILRTNLASVILQMTSIGLGDVAAFPFLDPPDRRNVTDGVNLLHELGALDPAEADPAKRLTALGRRLAQLPVDPRLARMVLEGERNGCATEVVVIAAALSIQDPRERPAEKQAQADQAHARFADKESDFVSFLNLWRYLREQQRELSSSAFRRMCRAEYLNYLRVREWQDIVSQLRQVLRTGEKSDGRRGPAADLPEEIDTPKVHQSLLPGLLSHVGLKDAQKHEYLGARGAKFGLFPGSALFRKPPRWVMAAELVETSRLWGRVNGRIEPEWVEPLAQHLVKRSYSEPHWEKKQAAVMAYEKVTLYGIPLVTSRKVNFGRIDPALSRELFIRHALVEGDWSTHHRFWADNRRLLTEIEELESRARRRDILVDDETIFGFYDARIPADVVSGRHFDSWWKKVRRDQPDLLTFTRDLLINSGRGGVDEADYPDEWRADGVALPLTYRFEPGTATDGVTVDIPLPLLTQVPAESFDWQVPGLREELVVALIRSLPKAIRRNFVPVPDYARAALAAMPAGEEPLLDALTRQLRRMTGVTVPRDAWDLPKLPPHLRVTFRVLGEDDKPVAEGKDLPALQRQLRQEVRQVVAAAAPDVARSGLREWSIGALPRTIEQVRAGYAVTAYPALVDEGGTVGVKVFDSPGEQEAAHWAGTRRLLRLTVPSPAKFLQGRLSNEAKLALSRNPHGGVQALIEDAAGAAIDKLIGEAGGPAWDAEGFAALRDKVRADLIDTVVEVMDRVRRVLAAAYAVEQRLGATRNLAVVAALADIRAQLGGLVHAGFITEAGYARLPDLLRYLTAIERRLDRLAGNPQRDKQQQDRIAVVQKEYQDMLAALPPSRRQSTAVRQIRWMIEELRVNVFAQALGTPYPVSEQRIYRAMDDAEGR from the coding sequence ATGCAGAATCCAGCCGCACCCGCCGCACCCGACTCCGTCCGCGAGCTGCACCGCCGCCTGCCCGCCCTGATGTTCCGCGACCAGCGTCGGCTCCAGCGCCGGCTGGACGGGGTCCGCCGGCTGCGCGACCCGCAGCGACGCGAGGCCGCCCTCGCCGAGATCGGCGCCGACGTCGACCGGGCCGAGGCGCGGCTGGCGAGCCGGCGGGCCGCCGTCCCGACGATCACCTATCCGGCGCAGTTGCCGGTCAGCGAGCGCCGGGACGACATCGCGGCGGCGATCCGCGACCACCAGGTGGTGATCGTGGCCGGCGAGACCGGCTCCGGCAAGACAACCCAGCTGCCCAAGATCTGTCTGGAGCTGGGGCGCGGCATCACCGGGCTGATCGGGCACACCCAGCCCCGCCGGCTGGCCGCGCGGACGGTGGCGGACCGGATCGCCGAGGAGCTCGGCACCGAGCTGGGCGACGTGGTCGGCTACAAGGTGCGCTTCACCGACCAGGTGGGCGACAACAGCCTGGTCAAGCTGATGACCGACGGCATCCTCCTGGCCGAGCTGCAGACCGACCGGATGCTGCGCCAGTACGACACGCTGATCATCGACGAGGCGCACGAGCGCAGCCTCAACATCGACTTCATCCTCGGCTACCTCAAGCAGCTCCTGCCCCGCCGTCCCGACCTCAAGGTGGTCATCACCTCGGCGACGATCGAGACCGACCGCTTCGCCAGGCACTTCCCCGACGCCGACGGCAGGCCCGCGCCGGTCGTCGAGGTCTCCGGGCGGACCTATCCGGTCGAGGTGCGCTACCGGCCGCTGGTCGAGGTCACCGAGGAGGACGAGGCCGACGAGGAGAACGTCCGCGACCAGATCCAGGCGATCGGCGACGCGGTCGAGGAGCTGGCCGCCGAGGGGCCCGGCGACATCCTGGTCTTCCTCAGCGGCGAGCGGGAGATCCGGGACACCGCCGACGCGCTCGGCAAGCTGGTGGAGTCCAGGCGGTCGCTGCTGGGCACCGAGATCCTGCCGCTGTACGCGCGGCTGTCGGCCGCCGAGCAGCACCGGGTCTTCGCCCCGCACGCCGGTCGCCGGGTGGTGCTGGCCACCAACGTGGCGGAGACCTCGCTGACCGTCCCCGGCATCAAGTACGTGGTGGACCCCGGCACGGCCCGGATCTCCCGCTACTCCAGCCGGCTCAAGGTGCAGCGGCTGCCCATCGAGCCGGTCTCCCAGGCGTCGGCGAACCAGCGCAAGGGGCGCTGCGGTCGTACCTCGGACGGCATCTGCATCCGCCTCTACGACGAGCAGGACTTCGCGTCCCGGCCCGAGTTCACCGACCCGGAGATCCTGCGGACCAACCTGGCCTCGGTCATCCTCCAGATGACCTCCATCGGGCTGGGTGACGTCGCCGCCTTCCCGTTCCTCGACCCGCCGGACCGGCGCAACGTCACCGACGGCGTCAACCTGCTGCACGAGCTGGGCGCGCTGGACCCGGCCGAGGCCGACCCGGCGAAGCGGCTCACCGCGCTGGGCCGGCGGCTGGCGCAGCTCCCGGTCGACCCGAGGCTGGCCCGGATGGTGCTGGAGGGTGAGCGCAACGGCTGCGCCACCGAGGTGGTGGTGATCGCCGCCGCGCTCTCCATCCAGGACCCGCGGGAACGGCCGGCGGAGAAGCAGGCCCAGGCCGACCAGGCGCACGCCCGGTTCGCCGACAAGGAGTCGGACTTCGTCTCGTTCCTCAACCTGTGGCGTTACCTGCGGGAGCAGCAGCGGGAGTTGTCCTCCAGCGCGTTCCGCCGGATGTGCCGGGCGGAATACCTGAACTACCTGCGGGTGCGCGAGTGGCAGGACATCGTCAGCCAGCTGCGCCAGGTGCTACGTACCGGAGAGAAGAGTGACGGCCGGCGCGGCCCGGCCGCCGACCTGCCGGAGGAGATCGACACCCCGAAGGTGCACCAGTCGCTCCTGCCCGGCCTGCTGTCGCACGTCGGGCTCAAGGACGCGCAGAAGCACGAATACCTGGGCGCGCGGGGGGCGAAGTTCGGTCTCTTCCCCGGCTCGGCGCTGTTCAGGAAGCCGCCGCGCTGGGTGATGGCCGCCGAGCTGGTGGAGACCTCCCGGCTCTGGGGCCGGGTCAACGGCCGGATCGAGCCGGAGTGGGTCGAGCCGCTGGCCCAGCACCTGGTGAAGCGCAGCTACAGCGAGCCGCACTGGGAGAAGAAGCAGGCCGCCGTGATGGCCTACGAGAAGGTCACCCTGTACGGCATCCCGCTGGTCACCTCCCGCAAGGTCAATTTCGGTCGGATCGATCCGGCGCTGAGCCGGGAGCTGTTCATCCGGCACGCCCTGGTGGAGGGCGACTGGTCCACCCACCACCGGTTCTGGGCCGACAACCGGCGGCTGCTCACCGAGATCGAGGAGCTGGAGAGCCGGGCCCGCCGCCGGGACATCCTGGTCGACGACGAGACGATCTTCGGGTTCTACGACGCGCGGATCCCCGCCGACGTGGTCTCCGGCCGGCACTTCGACTCCTGGTGGAAGAAGGTCCGCCGGGACCAGCCGGACCTGCTCACCTTCACCCGCGACCTGCTGATCAACTCCGGCCGTGGCGGGGTGGACGAGGCGGACTACCCGGACGAGTGGCGGGCCGACGGGGTCGCGCTGCCGCTGACCTACCGGTTCGAGCCGGGCACCGCCACCGACGGCGTCACCGTGGACATCCCCCTGCCGCTGCTGACCCAGGTGCCGGCGGAGAGCTTCGACTGGCAGGTGCCCGGCCTGCGCGAGGAGCTGGTGGTGGCGCTGATCCGGTCGCTGCCGAAGGCGATCCGGCGCAACTTCGTCCCGGTCCCCGACTACGCCCGCGCGGCCCTCGCGGCGATGCCGGCCGGCGAGGAGCCGCTGCTGGACGCGCTCACCCGGCAGCTGCGCCGGATGACCGGGGTCACCGTCCCCCGGGACGCCTGGGACCTGCCGAAGCTGCCGCCGCACCTGCGGGTCACCTTCCGGGTGCTCGGCGAGGACGACAAGCCGGTCGCCGAGGGCAAGGACCTGCCGGCCCTGCAACGTCAGCTCCGCCAGGAGGTACGCCAGGTCGTCGCCGCCGCCGCGCCGGACGTCGCCCGGAGCGGGCTCAGGGAGTGGAGCATCGGCGCGCTTCCCCGCACCATCGAGCAGGTCCGGGCCGGCTACGCGGTCACCGCGTATCCGGCGTTGGTGGACGAGGGCGGCACGGTCGGGGTGAAGGTGTTCGACTCCCCCGGCGAGCAGGAGGCCGCGCACTGGGCGGGCACCCGGCGGCTGCTGCGGCTCACCGTGCCGTCGCCGGCGAAGTTCCTCCAGGGCCGGCTGAGCAACGAGGCGAAGCTGGCGCTGTCCCGCAACCCGCACGGCGGGGTGCAGGCGCTCATCGAGGACGCGGCGGGCGCCGCGATCGACAAGCTGATCGGTGAGGCGGGCGGCCCGGCCTGGGACGCCGAGGGCTTCGCCGCGCTGCGGGACAAGGTCCGCGCCGACCTGATCGACACCGTGGTCGAGGTGATGGACCGGGTCCGCCGGGTGCTCGCCGCCGCGTACGCGGTGGAGCAGCGCCTCGGCGCCACCCGGAACCTGGCCGTGGTGGCCGCCCTCGCGGACATCCGCGCCCAGCTCGGCGGCCTGGTGCACGCCGGCTTCATCACCGAGGCCGGCTACGCCCGCCTGCCCGACCTGCTGCGCTACCTGACCGCCATCGAGCGGCGGCTGGACCGGCTGGCCGGCAACCCGCAGCGGGACAAGCAACAACAGGACCGGATCGCGGTGGTGCAGAAGGAGTACCAGGACATGCTGGCCGCGCTGCCGCCGAGCCGACGGCAGTCGACGGCGGTCCGGCAGATCCGCTGGATGATCGAGGAGCTGCGGGTGAACGTCTTCGCCCAGGCGCTCGGCACCCCGTACCCGGTGTCGGAGCAGCGGATCTACCGGGCGATGGACGACGCCGAGGGGCGCTGA
- a CDS encoding FBP domain-containing protein yields the protein MTPLTESEIRAAFVNCTKGEAKRLTVPRDLADRPWDDLDYLGWRDPQAPDRAYLVTTLDGRPTALALRCPSAAPRQSRNMCSVCLTAPAGGVSLMVARKAGRAGQQGNSVGTYLCGDLACSLYVRGRKDAGAGARLPESLTLEEKIQRTVANLAAFMARVTA from the coding sequence ATGACGCCACTGACCGAGTCCGAGATCCGTGCCGCCTTCGTGAACTGCACCAAGGGCGAGGCGAAGCGCCTGACCGTCCCGCGTGACCTCGCCGACCGCCCCTGGGACGACCTCGACTACCTGGGCTGGCGGGACCCGCAGGCGCCCGACCGGGCGTACCTCGTCACCACGCTGGACGGCCGCCCGACGGCCCTCGCGCTGCGCTGCCCGAGCGCCGCGCCCCGGCAGTCGCGCAACATGTGCTCGGTCTGCCTCACCGCGCCGGCCGGGGGTGTCAGCCTCATGGTCGCGCGCAAGGCGGGCAGGGCCGGGCAGCAGGGCAACTCGGTCGGCACCTACCTCTGCGGCGACCTCGCCTGCTCCCTCTACGTGCGGGGCAGGAAGGACGCGGGGGCCGGCGCCCGGCTCCCCGAGTCGCTCACGCTGGAGGAGAAGATCCAGCGGACGGTGGCGAACCTCGCCGCCTTCATGGCCCGGGTGACGGCCTGA
- a CDS encoding TetR/AcrR family transcriptional regulator has product MARVGLTSERLIRAGAELADEVGFDQVTVSALARRFGVTVASLYSHVRNSQDLRTGIALLALGELAERAADALAGRAGKEALTAFANVYRDYAREHPGRWAAAQLRLDPATAAASAGGRHAQMMRAILRGYDLTGPDETHAVRLLGSVFHGFVSLELGGGFDHSAPDPQESWVRVLDGVDALLRNWPGTRPADAEGR; this is encoded by the coding sequence ATGGCCCGAGTGGGACTCACCTCGGAGCGCCTGATCCGCGCCGGGGCGGAGCTGGCCGACGAGGTGGGGTTCGACCAGGTGACCGTCTCGGCGCTGGCCCGGCGGTTCGGTGTCACCGTCGCCAGCCTGTACTCGCACGTCCGGAACTCCCAGGACCTGAGAACCGGGATCGCGCTCCTCGCGCTGGGCGAACTCGCCGAGCGGGCCGCCGACGCGCTGGCCGGGCGGGCCGGCAAGGAGGCCCTGACCGCCTTCGCGAACGTCTACCGGGACTACGCCCGGGAGCACCCGGGCCGCTGGGCCGCCGCCCAGCTCCGGCTCGACCCCGCGACGGCCGCCGCCAGCGCCGGCGGCCGGCACGCCCAGATGATGCGGGCGATCCTGCGCGGCTACGACCTGACCGGACCGGACGAGACGCACGCCGTCCGCCTGCTGGGCAGCGTCTTCCACGGCTTCGTCAGCCTGGAACTCGGCGGCGGGTTCGACCACAGCGCCCCCGACCCGCAGGAGAGCTGGGTACGGGTGCTGGACGGCGTCGACGCCCTGCTGCGCAACTGGCCCGGCACCCGGCCCGCCGACGCCGAGGGGCGCTGA
- a CDS encoding FAD-dependent oxidoreductase, protein MAPAGRAVVIGASMGGLLAARALSETYAEVVLLDRDVLPDGPANRRGVPQGRQLHVLLDRGRQVLTALFPGLDEELTARGVCPVDLHGEVHWYNDGHRMRRAPSDLVAYGMSRPLLEQVVRERVHALPGVRVLSGHEVTGLIVTPDRRWVTGVRVSAGVRVPVGDRGSAGGRSEFTVAADLVVDAGGRGSRSPVWLAAAGYRPAPEERVEVDVTYVTRTYRRESGQLEGLLGALANAVPGRPRAGIVAPQEDGRFAVVLSGVLGEQPPTDDEGMAAFAETLPAPQIGELLRTARPVDPPARMRFPASVRRRYERLRRLPEGHLVFGDGLCSFNPIYGQGMTVAALEALLLRRLLAEGGDGLARRFYRGAARLIDPPWQLSVGTDLRFPEVTGRRTLRVRLVNAYVGRLHAAATTDAGLGAAFLRVLNLVDPPTRLLTPGRLVRVLRGPRRAVARRPVGVGRV, encoded by the coding sequence ATGGCACCTGCCGGACGCGCCGTGGTGATCGGGGCCAGCATGGGCGGGCTGCTCGCGGCCCGCGCGCTGAGCGAGACGTACGCCGAGGTCGTGCTCCTGGACCGGGACGTCCTGCCGGACGGCCCGGCCAACCGGCGGGGTGTCCCGCAGGGGCGTCAGCTGCACGTGCTGCTGGACCGGGGCCGGCAGGTGCTGACCGCGCTCTTCCCCGGGCTCGACGAGGAGTTGACCGCGCGCGGCGTCTGCCCGGTCGACCTGCACGGCGAGGTGCACTGGTACAACGACGGGCACCGGATGCGGCGGGCCCCCTCCGACCTGGTCGCCTACGGCATGAGCCGCCCGCTGCTGGAGCAGGTGGTGCGCGAGCGCGTCCACGCGCTGCCGGGGGTGCGGGTGCTGTCCGGCCACGAGGTGACCGGGCTGATCGTCACCCCCGACCGGCGGTGGGTCACCGGCGTCCGGGTGTCGGCCGGCGTCCGGGTCCCCGTCGGCGACCGGGGGTCGGCCGGCGGCCGGAGCGAGTTCACCGTGGCGGCCGACCTGGTGGTGGACGCCGGGGGCCGGGGCAGCCGCAGCCCGGTCTGGCTCGCCGCCGCCGGCTACCGGCCCGCTCCGGAGGAACGGGTCGAGGTGGACGTCACCTACGTCACCCGCACCTACCGCCGGGAGTCGGGCCAGCTGGAGGGGCTGCTGGGCGCGCTGGCCAACGCGGTGCCCGGTCGGCCGCGCGCCGGGATCGTCGCCCCGCAGGAGGACGGCCGGTTCGCGGTGGTGCTCAGCGGGGTGCTCGGTGAGCAGCCGCCCACCGACGACGAGGGGATGGCCGCGTTCGCCGAGACGCTGCCCGCCCCGCAGATCGGCGAGCTGCTGCGCACCGCGCGGCCGGTGGACCCACCGGCCCGGATGCGCTTCCCGGCCAGCGTCCGCCGCCGGTACGAGCGGCTGCGCCGGCTGCCCGAGGGGCACCTGGTCTTCGGCGACGGGCTGTGCAGCTTCAACCCGATCTACGGCCAGGGCATGACGGTGGCCGCCCTGGAGGCGCTGCTGCTGCGCCGGCTGCTCGCCGAGGGCGGCGACGGGCTGGCCCGGCGCTTCTACCGGGGGGCGGCCCGGCTGATCGACCCGCCGTGGCAGCTCTCGGTCGGCACCGACCTGCGCTTCCCCGAGGTCACCGGCCGCCGCACCCTCCGGGTCCGGCTGGTCAACGCCTACGTGGGTCGGCTGCACGCGGCGGCCACCACCGACGCCGGTCTCGGCGCGGCCTTCCTGCGGGTGCTCAACCTGGTCGACCCACCGACCCGACTGCTCACCCCCGGCCGGCTGGTACGCGTGCTGCGCGGTCCCCGCCGGGCGGTGGCCCGCCGGCCGGTGGGCGTCGGACGGGTCTGA
- a CDS encoding D-glucuronyl C5-epimerase family protein: MRHHDPLRPDGHTPPLTRRAVVAGCLAAGAVPLLGGGPARAVVGERTPAPAGAPGVIDPAHEISPPAHPEPLQELSAIPSRDRARLAPHPPSTPGAGRVGGPVRTYAGSTSVPFQFRYDDFEIRELPLGIEPYHLSSPVPLVDSGVHDATGVRMTLLGGKLYDHPVAQAQYGLNLLESHRITGDQAYLDRARLQAQRLVDRRVLRAGAWFYPYRFNYQLHARYDVHTAPWYSMMAQGQALSLFTRLHQRTGEAGWRAAADATFASFLLPPVAGQPWGAYVVDGLLWLEEYPHPTQVRGDRTYNGHMFSAYGLYDYWVLTRDANAKLLLQGAITTYRDVRDLIRVRQWRSRYCLTHGIDAGQYHMTHMFQFLQQYAITGDTFLAQLGDLWYADYPPLGVKGTVRFSAGSHTGYKFSSSGAVLASYTLRLGKSSAAPSVDRRKVMRQTGIWYAISAGTLSGYLVRESTPTRYQVGSYAGVGYKLHRPGTVAVAAPPAYAIDSAGGMSAVPTTYRVGDPVALDGRAVLNGVEHVRLVEGPYAGRWLGLGAVIRG, translated from the coding sequence ATGCGCCACCACGATCCACTGCGCCCGGACGGGCACACCCCACCGCTGACCCGGCGCGCCGTCGTCGCCGGTTGCCTCGCGGCCGGCGCGGTGCCACTGCTCGGGGGCGGTCCCGCCCGGGCCGTCGTCGGAGAGCGGACGCCGGCTCCGGCCGGTGCCCCCGGCGTGATCGACCCCGCCCACGAGATCAGCCCGCCGGCCCACCCGGAGCCGCTCCAGGAGCTGTCGGCCATACCCTCCCGGGACCGGGCACGGCTCGCGCCGCACCCGCCCTCCACCCCGGGCGCCGGTCGGGTCGGTGGGCCGGTCCGGACGTACGCGGGCAGCACGTCGGTGCCCTTCCAGTTCCGCTACGACGACTTCGAGATCCGCGAGCTGCCGCTCGGCATCGAGCCGTATCACCTCTCCTCGCCCGTCCCGCTGGTCGACAGCGGCGTACACGACGCCACCGGGGTACGGATGACACTGCTCGGCGGCAAGCTCTACGACCACCCGGTGGCGCAGGCCCAGTACGGCCTCAATCTGCTGGAGAGCCATCGGATCACCGGCGACCAGGCGTACCTGGACCGGGCCAGACTCCAGGCGCAGCGGCTGGTCGACCGCCGGGTCCTGCGCGCCGGGGCGTGGTTCTACCCCTACCGGTTCAACTACCAGCTGCACGCCCGCTACGACGTCCACACCGCGCCGTGGTACTCGATGATGGCCCAGGGGCAGGCGTTGAGCCTCTTCACCCGGCTGCACCAGCGCACCGGCGAGGCCGGCTGGCGGGCCGCCGCCGACGCCACCTTCGCCTCGTTCCTGCTGCCGCCGGTCGCCGGCCAACCCTGGGGCGCGTACGTCGTCGACGGGCTGCTCTGGCTGGAGGAGTACCCGCACCCGACGCAGGTCAGGGGGGACCGCACCTACAACGGGCACATGTTCTCCGCCTACGGCCTCTACGACTACTGGGTGCTCACCCGGGACGCCAACGCCAAGCTGCTGCTCCAGGGCGCCATCACCACCTACCGGGACGTGCGGGACCTGATCCGGGTCCGCCAGTGGCGCAGCCGGTACTGCCTCACGCACGGCATCGACGCGGGCCAGTACCACATGACCCACATGTTCCAGTTCCTCCAGCAGTACGCCATCACCGGCGACACGTTCCTGGCCCAGCTGGGCGACCTCTGGTACGCCGACTACCCGCCACTCGGCGTCAAGGGCACCGTCCGGTTCTCCGCCGGGTCGCACACGGGGTACAAGTTCAGCAGCTCCGGCGCGGTGCTCGCCAGCTACACGCTGCGGCTGGGAAAGTCGAGCGCCGCACCGTCGGTGGACCGCCGGAAGGTCATGCGGCAGACCGGGATCTGGTACGCGATCAGCGCCGGCACCCTCAGCGGCTACCTCGTCCGGGAGTCCACCCCCACCCGCTACCAGGTCGGCAGCTACGCCGGCGTCGGCTACAAGCTGCACCGGCCCGGGACGGTCGCGGTGGCCGCCCCACCGGCGTACGCGATCGACTCCGCGGGCGGCATGAGCGCGGTGCCCACCACCTACCGGGTCGGCGATCCGGTCGCGCTCGACGGGCGCGCGGTGCTCAACGGCGTGGAACACGTCCGCCTCGTCGAGGGGCCGTACGCCGGACGCTGGCTGGGCCTCGGCGCGGTGATCCGCGGCTGA
- a CDS encoding LysR family transcriptional regulator translates to MEMQLHQLKYFVAVAEVRHFTQAADLVGITQPSLSKQIHALEADLGAPLFERVRGNITLTTAGEVLLPLAKRILADVDTATREVQELVGLRRGRVRLGATPSLATSLAPPVLRRFRDAHPTVDLRVEEGGSQDLVRDLVRGDLDLALIIMPAQGTDPGLRADPILRESLVVASVEPLPAASATGELRITDLRDQPLVMFREGYDLRDATLQACREAGFEPTLSVDGGEMDAVLSFVEAGLGAALVPGIVVARRPGIRVTRLAPPGVRRTIAVARRRDVVPTHAGRELRRILLEYVHDATATDQLPPGVEPLT, encoded by the coding sequence ATAGAGATGCAGCTCCATCAGTTGAAGTACTTCGTCGCGGTCGCAGAAGTACGACATTTCACCCAAGCTGCCGATCTGGTGGGCATCACCCAGCCCTCGTTGAGTAAGCAAATTCACGCCCTGGAGGCCGACCTCGGGGCCCCGCTCTTCGAGCGGGTAAGGGGCAACATCACCCTCACCACGGCCGGTGAGGTGCTGCTGCCGCTGGCCAAGCGGATCCTCGCCGACGTGGACACCGCCACCCGCGAGGTCCAGGAACTCGTCGGCCTGCGCCGGGGCCGGGTCCGGCTCGGCGCCACCCCCAGCCTGGCCACCTCCCTCGCCCCGCCGGTGCTGCGTCGCTTCCGCGACGCGCACCCCACCGTCGACCTGCGGGTGGAGGAGGGCGGCTCGCAGGACCTGGTGCGTGACCTGGTCCGCGGCGACCTCGACCTGGCGCTGATCATCATGCCCGCCCAGGGCACCGACCCCGGTCTGCGCGCCGACCCGATCCTGCGGGAGAGCCTGGTGGTCGCCTCGGTCGAGCCGCTGCCGGCCGCCTCGGCCACCGGCGAGCTGCGCATCACCGACCTGCGCGACCAGCCCCTGGTGATGTTCCGGGAGGGCTACGACCTGCGCGACGCCACCCTCCAGGCGTGCCGGGAGGCCGGCTTCGAGCCCACCCTCTCGGTGGACGGCGGCGAGATGGACGCCGTGCTCAGCTTCGTCGAGGCGGGCCTCGGCGCCGCCCTGGTGCCGGGCATCGTGGTCGCCCGCCGCCCCGGCATCCGGGTCACCCGGCTCGCCCCGCCCGGCGTCCGCCGGACCATCGCGGTGGCCCGGCGCCGCGACGTCGTGCCCACCCACGCCGGCCGCGAGCTGCGCCGCATCCTGCTGGAGTACGTCCACGACGCCACCGCCACCGACCAGCTCCCGCCCGGCGTCGAGCCGCTGACCTGA
- a CDS encoding succinate dehydrogenase cytochrome b subunit, which produces MHWTPDRTAPSVGHVVITKTRSPIRSNVGLKAVMAVTGILLVLFLIAHMLGNLKIFTGAEAFNHYAHWLRDLGTPLLAPGWYLWLQRGVLTVAVLGHIAAATVLALRARAARPVQYAHRKKVHGSYAARTMRWGGVIILLFVIYHILDLTTGTLNPVGDSARPHSNVVADFAPERWYVTLFYTLAVVALGFHLRHGAFSAFRSLGQQTPKGERRARNLALVFAVVLTVGYLVVPFAVLTGLVS; this is translated from the coding sequence ATGCATTGGACGCCTGATCGAACTGCTCCTAGCGTCGGTCATGTGGTAATCACGAAAACTCGGTCGCCCATCCGCTCGAACGTCGGCCTCAAGGCCGTCATGGCGGTGACGGGCATTCTCCTGGTGCTCTTCCTCATCGCGCACATGCTCGGCAACCTGAAGATCTTCACGGGTGCCGAGGCGTTCAACCACTACGCGCACTGGCTGCGCGACCTGGGCACCCCCCTGCTCGCGCCGGGCTGGTACCTGTGGCTGCAGCGCGGCGTGCTCACCGTGGCGGTGCTCGGCCACATCGCCGCCGCCACCGTGCTGGCGCTGCGCGCCCGGGCCGCCCGCCCCGTCCAGTACGCCCACCGCAAGAAGGTCCACGGCAGCTACGCGGCCCGGACGATGCGCTGGGGTGGTGTGATCATCCTGCTCTTCGTGATCTACCACATCCTGGACCTCACCACCGGCACCCTGAACCCGGTCGGCGACTCGGCCCGTCCGCACAGCAACGTGGTGGCCGACTTCGCCCCCGAGCGCTGGTACGTGACGCTCTTCTACACCCTGGCCGTGGTGGCGCTCGGCTTCCACCTGCGCCACGGCGCCTTCAGCGCGTTCCGCAGCCTCGGTCAGCAGACACCCAAGGGTGAGCGCCGGGCCCGCAACCTGGCCCTGGTCTTCGCCGTCGTGCTGACCGTCGGCTACCTGGTGGTTCCGTTCGCCGTACTCACCGGATTGGTGTCCTGA